A genomic stretch from Chitinophaga agri includes:
- a CDS encoding tetratricopeptide repeat protein yields the protein MNMRASLLKAGLFTAILFSCIITASAQDAKELYSTATGFIRDGDYANAILVLNQALQQEPDNIDVKKQLGFAYYLQGDMNKAKSTVEPLLNKKEADEQTFQIAGNIYQSRQEWKTAQKLYEKALRRFPESGELYNDNGQLLMFLKIFEGGMGSYLKGIEKAPNYSGNYYSAVKAYAYMNNPVWIIIYGEIFVNLESYTARTAEVRTLLLDAYKTLYNDPSLLNKAIEQENEQKGKKKMADFAAAFKASMGKQISVVMAGIDPETLIMLRTRFLLDWYSYAGEHYPYALFDYQRTLLKQGMFEAYNQWMFGPVANQPAYRAWTTMHKTEYDTFLQYQRNHPLRLRQDEYYNDNKFTLVR from the coding sequence ATGAATATGAGGGCATCTTTACTGAAAGCAGGCTTGTTTACTGCTATATTATTTTCTTGTATAATAACTGCGTCCGCACAGGATGCGAAGGAACTGTATTCCACCGCCACTGGCTTTATACGCGATGGAGACTATGCCAATGCGATCCTTGTTTTGAACCAGGCGCTACAACAGGAACCTGATAATATAGACGTTAAAAAACAGCTGGGCTTTGCCTATTACCTGCAGGGTGACATGAACAAGGCAAAAAGTACAGTGGAACCGCTGCTGAATAAAAAAGAAGCGGACGAACAAACTTTCCAGATAGCAGGCAATATCTATCAGTCACGCCAGGAGTGGAAAACAGCACAGAAGCTGTATGAAAAAGCGTTACGCCGCTTCCCTGAAAGCGGAGAACTTTATAATGACAACGGACAACTGCTCATGTTCCTCAAAATATTTGAAGGCGGTATGGGAAGTTATCTGAAAGGTATTGAGAAAGCACCTAACTATTCAGGCAATTACTACAGTGCTGTGAAAGCATATGCATACATGAATAATCCGGTATGGATCATCATATACGGGGAAATATTCGTGAACCTGGAAAGTTATACTGCCCGTACGGCGGAAGTAAGAACACTGCTGCTGGATGCTTATAAAACTTTATACAACGATCCTTCGTTGCTGAATAAAGCCATAGAACAGGAAAACGAGCAGAAAGGCAAAAAGAAAATGGCTGACTTTGCGGCTGCCTTCAAAGCATCTATGGGTAAACAAATCAGCGTTGTGATGGCAGGTATTGATCCTGAAACACTGATCATGCTGCGTACCCGCTTCCTGCTGGACTGGTATAGTTACGCAGGTGAGCATTATCCATATGCCCTGTTTGACTACCAACGCACCCTGTTAAAACAGGGTATGTTTGAGGCATATAATCAATGGATGTTTGGCCCTGTGGCTAATCAGCCTGCATATAGAGCATGGACCACCATGCACAAAACAGAATACGACACCTTTTTGCAATATCAACGTAATCACCCACTGAGATTAAGACAGGATGAATACTACAATGATAACAAGTTTACGTTGGTAAGGTGA
- a CDS encoding DUF1015 domain-containing protein has translation MAIIRPFRGLRPTQELAEKVAARPYDVLSAAEAKAEAAGNQYSFYHVSKSEIDLPEGTDVYSQAVYDKAAENLQKFIKDNILFQDATACYYIYRLIMNGRIQTGLVCASSVSDYNQGIIKKHEFTRPDKEQDRINNIKTTRAQTGNVFLAYNDVPEVNSLIDHWIHAHAPAYDFTATDGIQHTVWVVDETAAVNEITSLFETKVPHTYIADGHHRAASASLVQKEFEERQLIGTDDPANFFLTTIFPASQLVILDYNRLVKDLNGLSKEALLSRLEYDFTVESIGHLPQQPSMLHEFSMYLEGNWYRLVAKEGTYTTDPIGILDVTILSNNVLDKILGIKDQRTDKRIDFVGGIRGLQELVKRVDSGEMKVAFALYPVTIQQLFDIADSGNVMPPKSTWFEPKLRDGLISQII, from the coding sequence ATGGCAATCATCAGACCGTTCAGAGGATTAAGACCTACTCAGGAACTTGCAGAAAAAGTTGCTGCCCGCCCCTACGATGTGCTTAGTGCAGCAGAGGCTAAAGCAGAAGCTGCCGGTAACCAGTACTCGTTTTACCATGTTTCCAAATCGGAAATTGACCTTCCCGAAGGTACCGATGTATACAGTCAGGCTGTATATGATAAAGCTGCTGAAAACCTGCAGAAATTTATCAAAGATAACATCCTGTTCCAGGACGCTACTGCCTGCTACTACATCTACCGGCTCATTATGAACGGTCGCATACAGACAGGCCTGGTATGTGCTTCTTCTGTGTCTGACTATAACCAGGGTATTATAAAAAAACACGAATTTACCCGCCCCGATAAGGAGCAGGACCGTATCAACAATATTAAGACCACCCGCGCACAGACAGGTAACGTGTTCCTCGCTTACAATGACGTTCCGGAAGTAAACTCCCTGATCGATCATTGGATCCATGCACACGCACCTGCATACGACTTTACCGCTACGGATGGTATTCAGCACACGGTGTGGGTAGTTGATGAAACAGCCGCTGTGAATGAGATCACATCTCTGTTTGAGACCAAAGTACCTCATACCTACATTGCAGACGGTCACCACCGCGCAGCTTCTGCATCACTCGTACAGAAAGAGTTTGAAGAAAGACAGCTGATCGGAACTGACGATCCGGCTAACTTCTTCCTCACCACTATCTTCCCAGCCAGCCAGCTGGTGATCCTGGACTATAACCGCCTGGTAAAAGACCTGAATGGCCTGAGCAAAGAAGCACTGCTCTCCCGCCTGGAGTATGATTTTACCGTAGAATCTATCGGTCACCTGCCACAGCAACCAAGCATGCTGCACGAGTTCAGCATGTACCTGGAAGGAAACTGGTACCGCCTGGTAGCTAAAGAAGGCACCTATACCACCGATCCAATTGGTATTCTTGACGTAACCATCCTCTCTAATAATGTACTGGACAAAATCCTGGGTATTAAAGACCAGCGTACTGACAAACGAATTGACTTCGTTGGCGGTATCCGCGGACTGCAGGAACTGGTGAAAAGAGTAGATAGCGGTGAAATGAAAGTGGCTTTCGCATTATATCCGGTTACGATCCAACAGCTGTTTGACATCGCTGACAGCGGAAATGTAATGCCTCCGAAAAGCACGTGGTTTGAGCCTAAACTGCGTGATGGCCTGATCTCTCAGATAATTTAA